The stretch of DNA CGGTAAGTAAATCATCGAGTAGAGCTATATATTGTGGCTTTTGAACAATAAGTTTTCGTACGGTTCGAATCAATTGTGTTCCTAAGGTTCGAGGTTCGATACCTGCCTGTTCACTATCATCAAGCGCACTAACGATTTGACCAAGATCTTTGTTATCGTAGGCATTCAACAGATTTTGAACAGTTGCTTCCGGAGCAAGTCCAAGAATATGCTGAACAAGTTCACCTGTAATGCCATCGCTACCGTCAGCCAGGCTACTTAATTGGTCGAGTAAGCTGATACTGTCACGAAAGCTGCCATCACCATGTGCGACGATGAGTTCTAGCGCTGCATCGCTAATTTTCATCTTTTCTTCTGTAGCAATATGCTTTAGGTGTTCAGTTGCATCATGCGCGGTGATGGCATGAAGCCCAAATCGTTGAGTACGGCTAACGATTGTTACTGGCAATTTGTCAATATCTGTCGTTGCAAGTATAAACACGACATGCTCTGGTGGCTCCTCGAGAGTTTTTAGCAGAGCGTTAAAAGCTGCTTTTGAAAGCATGTGGACTTCATCGATAATGTAGATTTTTTTATTTGCAGAAACTGGTGCTATTTGCACCTTGTCTCGAAGGTCACGGACGTCTTCAATACTATTGTTGCTTGCAGCATCAATTTCGATAATATCTAAATGGGTATGTTCTTCATCATAGGGCAGTCCATTGATTTCGTGAGCGAGGATACGTGCAATAGACGTTTTACCAATTCCTCTTGGACCAGTGAGTAGATATGCATGAGATATCCTTCCCTGCTTTAGTGAACGAGAAAGAATATCCGTGACGTGTTTTTGACCAACAACTTCATCAAGTGTTTTAGAGCGATACTTGCGATATAGCGCCTTAGACATGTTTATTTCCCTTGCTCATACTTGCAATTATACACGCGATGGTGTGCTTAGATTGCCGTGATTTTTACGTTTTTTGTTTTCACCTCATGTGAATAATATGAATATAGCGCTTTAGCTTTCATTTGTCGATAATCTTGCTCCTACGTCTACAAATCTTGATTTATAAAGGTAGGAACTAAACTGTCCATCCAGGCATGTCTCGCCAAGATAGACGCCAACTCTTAGTACGACTATAAACTAAGGAATCTTCACTTGATGATGAGTATTGAATTACTATCCTTAAGGTGCATACATGTTGAATGACGCCGCATCTTCAGATGGAATTGTAATTGACACTATAAAAAAGTTACAGAGTTAATTAAAGCGCGGCTTCGACAGCAGCCCAAGTCGCATCTGGGTTGTCTTGAGGGACAATAATAGTTACTTGTCCACCGATACTAATGTGGAAGTACGTGACGCTAGCAAGAAGAATTCGGTATTCCTTGCCGTTAGCTTCAACGTAGTAAGCACCATCATGTTGAACAAGGGTTCCAATAATCTGCTTGCGTTCGACTGGGCCAATTTGTTTATAGACAAATCCACCGTCCTCAACGATAGTTAGCTTCATAATGTCGCCTTCGACTAGCTTAGATTTGCTGGCGTAGTTAGCAGGGACCGGATAATTCTTTCCATCAGGTCCAAGCATAATTTGGCCGTCAAAAACACCTTCGACAACTTTACCGCTAACATCTTCCTGACTGGAGCGTGGTGTGATAGTTGTGCCATCATCACCAATAATACTAATAAGCAGTTCTTTTGCTGCTGCAAGGTTGGTTTCGGCTTCTTGAATGAGTGACTTAAGTCGTTTGACTTGTTTTTCGGGTAAATCAGACATGGTAACTCGCAATTTCCTTTTGTCTATTTTTGTAGTGATATTACCTCTATATATACCAGTCACATTGTTGTTTGTCAATTATTGAACTCTTTTTCCACACGATTTCCAGTAGTAGCGACAAAAGCGTTGTTAATTTTGTACTTGCAACTAAAATACCGCCCTGATATAGAGCGGTAAATAGGAAGCAACTAACTGTGGTCACATAGTATTCAGGTTAAAATTAGCTAAGTTCGACAGTTGCGCCAGCTTCTTCAAGAGCTTTTTTAGCAGCTTCTGCGTCGTCTTTGCTAACTTTTTCTTTGATTGCTGATGGAACACCGTCAACAAGTGCTTTTGCTTCACCAAGACCAAGGCCAGTCAATTCTTTGACAGCTTTGATAACGGCAACTTTAGATGCACCAGCATCTTTAAGTGTTACGGTGAAT from Candidatus Saccharimonadales bacterium encodes:
- the dnaX gene encoding DNA polymerase III subunit gamma/tau, which produces MSKALYRKYRSKTLDEVVGQKHVTDILSRSLKQGRISHAYLLTGPRGIGKTSIARILAHEINGLPYDEEHTHLDIIEIDAASNNSIEDVRDLRDKVQIAPVSANKKIYIIDEVHMLSKAAFNALLKTLEEPPEHVVFILATTDIDKLPVTIVSRTQRFGLHAITAHDATEHLKHIATEEKMKISDAALELIVAHGDGSFRDSISLLDQLSSLADGSDGITGELVQHILGLAPEATVQNLLNAYDNKDLGQIVSALDDSEQAGIEPRTLGTQLIRTVRKLIVQKPQYIALLDDLLTVNSSSQPRIKLLTILAAHAVPKPKTVALSAPSPTVSAPLIELAKQATRKKPEMEPVSSMQTAAPSHSTKKPQEVMVDGESHVTLIINAAKDMAEFKSTKNVKLPVDFDWQSLINETRTHFVAVYSVLSKCDYEYDGQTLTIYTKSKFYKTKLDDTKHRINLMTSLETIGMNNITIETNSAAAPPKDSQAAAVAAIMGGGEEVVVESDAS
- the rplL gene encoding 50S ribosomal protein L7/L12; this encodes MADIKKIAEELTKLTVLEVNDLKNILKDEYGIEPAAAAVAVAGPAAASADAEDEKSEFTVTLKDAGASKVAVIKAVKELTGLGLGEAKALVDGVPSAIKEKVSKDDAEAAKKALEEAGATVELS